CCTCCAAATCTACTTTGGGCGTTGTTGAAGTAATTTGATCAATCGCCATCGAATCAAATTTCACTTCAGGCGGTTCCGTGAGAATATCAATCGAGTCTTGTGAGTGGACGTGTATATTGTGGACACCATTATCTTTAGACAGTTTACCCTCAGCTTGGATCGGATCGCCAATTGAAATGTCTTCCATTGCCCCCTCAGCGTCGTCCCACAATGGAATTTCAATCCAGTTAAATTCTGAATCGGCCGTCGTGACTACAAACAAACTTGGCGGATTATCTTCGTCAGCCCGGTTTTCAGCTTTCCATGCATGGCGCTTGTTGAATACAACGCCAGAAACAGCGCGTGTAACGTAATCAGAGGGATCGACAACCTCTGGATTAACCTTCTCAGCGTCGGTATGTCGCTCATGCTCTATTTTATCGATATCATAAACTCCAGAGTCTGCCGACACTGTTCCGTTCTCAGGAGGTTGTTGGTCACCTCTACCATTTCCATGTTCTGTGACAACTTCTCTTTCAGTTGGATCGGCTTGCCTACAGATTGGACACTCTATACCAGTATATTCTCTCCCACATTCTGAGCACCGTATGCCACCAGCCCAATCTTCATACGACATGTCTGGGAGATTAATCGATTTTAGTATAAAAAATTAGTTCAATCCATTTGTCAAGTAGATTATTTATACCGAGAATCGCGGGTGAAAGCCGAAGACTGTAAGCGCATCCTCACTGTCCACTTTGCTGCAAGTGTGGCAAAACCAACCCGGCGATTCTATTCTATTCCGTACAGAATCGCAAGAAATCTCTCCACCAACAATGTACTACACATGAGTATATCTAGTAAACCAATCCGCTTTGTCGACGGTATCCGGCCCGAATGCCTCCCAACGAGAGTGATTGCCGATAGAACGATCCCTCATGAAGCAGTGAAACAATCTATCGATACTCGATTCAGCGGAACGGCGGCTTATGGACTTTGAGTGACGTGCTGAAAGAGGTCCTCGGACGGCAAGACGCCGAATCCGTCCGGGCGTCCAAGACTCTTCTTGACCAGGGCGACGAGATGGCCGACGATCTCGCGCAACTGTGAGCACTGCATGACTGTCGCGGATACACCTGCACTCATCTCACTCGCGTCGGTCGACCTGCTTGATACGTTGCTCACCGAATTCGAGGTCGCTACCACGGAGACAGTTATCGACGAACTCGATGCAACCAGCCTACGACGATACCCACGGCCATGCCGCACAGACTGTCCTCGACAATACAGCGCAAATCACTGTCAGACACGTCGACGGCACGCTTGCCTCATCTCGGATTGACGAGGGCGAAGGGAGTTGTGCGCTTCTGTGCAACGACCTCGACGCAGCGTTCCTGATTACTGATGATCTCCGCGCGCTGCCCGAGCTCCAGACCGCAGTCGACGCACAGGTCGCGATTTCGCCCATCGTGCTCAAAGCACTGGTAACCCGGCAGGTACTCGATAGACAGACGGCTCTGGAGAAACTTGACCAGCTCGCCGAACAGCGGTCCTGGCTTGGACAGCCGATCTATCGGCGGGCACAGAAACTATTTGAATGATACTGGTTCCGGATTTGTAACGGAAAGGAACCGCCGGACGTCAACACACATGCGCTGTGGTCGTACATACTTACCAGGCTTGTCTCGCTCTGGGTACCGCCTGTTCCGTCACCTAGACAGGCTAGCCTATCGAAGCGATGACGCCTGCGTGTCCCCATGACGGCGTCCTTCTTCGAGACGGAGTGGCCTGACGTGTTCATCGCGCCCTCGATGTTCAGCGTGCTCTCCACGTGGCTCGATGTCCCTTGTACGCAAGATGTGGACTTCGATTCGTGTATCGTCACGTGGGCTCAATGCACATGACTGTGTGCGAGTGTGGGACTCGTCGACGGCGCTCTCGATATACCCTATATATCAGATTTTCTGTATAGTTCAACACCCCTCTACGCGGGTAGTCGGCGTACGGGCTTCGCTGCGAGCTCGTGGTCACTCGTCCCCCTTGTGACCTCACTTTCTTCGCTACCTCATGGGGGGTGTGCCCACTATTAATTGCGGTACGGTGCTGAATATGGTTATGATATCCTAAGATTAGGACACTTATTAGGACAGGGTGTGTGATAATTAGGACAGTATTTAGGACAGGGGTAGGGTAATTTTACAGCAGGTGTTAGGACAGGGTATTATAATATTATGACAGTGTTAGGACAGGGGTGTGGTAGGATTAGGACAAGTATTAGGACAGGGTGGGATAGCGTTAGGGTATCCTATTAGGACAGGGTAAAATATAATACCCTAAGATTATAACAGGGGGAGTAAGAAGATGGCTGAGAGTGCAGAGCCCGAGTTAAGCATCGAAGATATCGAGTTTCTAACTATCGTCAGAGATGTCTCTGACAACCCGGACGAGTATGACGGAACGGAGCTTGGAGAAGCGCCTGCCACGGTGACTGTTATCACGGACAACACATCGCTATCGAAGTCCCAGGTGAAGTATCGACTCAACTCAGAGAGTGATGCTGGTAACTCTCGTGGGTTCACTGAAGACCAACTGGGCTACATCGAGAGCTACGGTGCATCGATGACTGAGAAGGGGTGGGGTCCACGGTCGTGCGAGATCACTGAGAAGGGGCGAGAAGCAGTTGATGGGGTTACGGAAAATTCCACCCTATCGTTGTCCACATCGGAGGGGGGTAGTCCAGCTGGGGGGTCGACGGAACGTATCGAGGAACTAGCGGAGGATATTGAGCGACTGGACAACCAGTTGGCTGCGATGGGTACGCGGTTGACTGAGGCGACTGAAGCAATTGAGGAATTCAACGAAGCCGAGTTTGGTGCGGTTGATGACGAAATAGCACACAAATTAGAGGCAGCTCTGAACGCGATGATTACGTACAACAATATCTTCGAGTACGTGCTTGGTGCTGATGTACGGCCATTCCACCCGGACGAAGATGGAAAGATCGATGCTGAGATGGTAGCAGAAGGACGTGAGCAAATCGTTGCAGCGATAAACGCGACATCAGAATCGGACGCAGCGGAGGTACTCAGACGGAAGTGAATAGAGTTACCCAGTACTGAGAGCGCCGTCCAGTCTGAACAAGACAACGACTTCTAGGGATATCCCGACCACCTTCTTACTCAGACAGGGTCTCCCTGCATGAGCTGGACAACCGCGTAGCCGGCGACGACCAGCACAAGCACGAAAACGTCGGGGGTAACCACCGTCTTCAGCAGGGTTCCGCCGCTGAGTGTCTGCAGTGCCACAACGCAATTGACCCCGACAATTGCGCTCCATCGGACAGCAGTGAACTCACCGAACCGCTGCAGTATGATGAACGACCCGGCCACGAGAGCCACCAGTAGCGACAGAACAGCGAAGAACATCAGACTGCCCTCCGGTCGACGCTGGCGTCGGTCTCATCGCCCCAGTAGGTAACCAGCTGCCCGACAGCGAGGCCTGACAGAACGATGCCCGGCCACAGCAACACCCAATTGCCGGTCGCGAGCAACGCCAACCCAACGACAAGCCCGAAGAGCTTCCGCGGGTGGCCGCGAGCCTCGTCAACCCACGACCCCTCTGGAACGACATTCATCCGTCGCCCTCCCTGCCGTCGGTACTAGGGTACCTGACAACCGAGTTCCATACCACCCCGCCGCTTGTTTCCTCATAACGGAGGTATAGCTTGGTAAGACAAGTCCCGAACATCACACATGGAATGGCCACCAACAGCAGCGCAGTCCGAGATATCATGCGCTACCCTCCCGATTATCGACCATCTCTAGGGTCTGCGCAAGACTGTCGCGCATCCCGCTCAAGACCTCGCGCCCGTCGTCGGTGACCGAATACGTCTCCCGTCGCTGGGTTGCCTCCGAAGACTCAACCAACCCCGCCGACTCCAGATCTGCAAGCGAGCGCCGGACATGGCGGTCACTCACGTCAAGACCCTCCTGTGCGGCCTGTGCGATCAGGCCACCCCAGGCGTCGCCGTCGTAATTCGCGACCAACAGCAGGCACGTCTGTGCCGTTGGCGTGAGGTTCTGATACGCCGCCCAGTCCGGCTGGTCGCTGGCATCGCTGTCGGCTGTCATCGGCTCACCGCCGTTGTGAGCGTGGTCTGTGTTGGTACTGCCAGTGACCGCTCGCCATCGAACAGCCACAGTCGCTCGATAGCACTGATTGGGAGCCACTGTTCGACGGTGATCGCCTCGACCCAGCAGCCACCAAGCACCGACATGACGACCGCGACCAGTGCTCGCAGTGTCGCCCGGATCGCGCCGACGCCAGATGCGAGTGGCACCACCAATATTGCCCGCCCAGCGCGAGCCAGTGAGCGCACATCACTGGCCATCAGTTCCCACCTCCAACAGCGTTCAGGGGGGTCCCCCCTTCCGTTCCTGTTCCTGATACGCGCGCGTACCCAGCGGACATTTTGGTCCACTCAGGCCGATTGGTGCCGCTCGGCCCGCCAGCCGGGTCGCCGTCGACGGCTGTCATGAACGTAAAAGGGCGTTCGGTGTCGGTCTCCACCAGTCGCTTCGCTGGGTCACTCATCGGCCTCGACCTCCGTCGTCGTGCCGGGCCCAGTTCGTCTCGGAATGCGTGCCGCAACGATCTCTGCGTTCGCGTCTGGCTTGAACATGATATCGTAGTGGGTCTGTGTCGTTTTGATCGGGTTCTCGGGGAACTCGGCGTCGGGATACGGGCTCGATAGCACCTCCAGTGGCTCGGGTTTCTCACCGGAGATGTCGATAATCCCGCGACCAGGCGCGAGCACGCGCAGTTCGTGCACGGCGCCGTCGGCTGCGCGGTACTCCTTGAGGATGGTCGGCTGGCCCTCATCGTCAGTCGCCACCTGGAGGTCCTCTACGATCATACCGCCATCATCGCTCGTCGGGACATCAACGGCTTCCGGGATCCCGAGCCGGAGCTGGAACTCAGGCGTATCGTGTGGGTAGCCCAGATCTGAGAACTGAAACTCCGAAAACCGGTTGGCCGTGTAGCACAGTCCAAACCCCTTTGGCCGCTTCGAGAGGAGGTCTTGGTCTTGCTCGATATCGCGGAATGGCTTCGGTGCTTCAGCCTTGGTCGTCCGGTTGCCACGATCGTGGTTCGAAAGTTCGACCCAGAAGTCGAACTCCTTGAGCCAGTGATTGTGGACGTCCTCTTCGTGATGGCCGTAGCCGACCAGCGATAGTCCGGCCGACCGCATCTCCTTCGCGATGTCGGCCATGATCTGGACACACTGGTGAGTCCAGTGGCCGGACTCGCCACCCGGCGCTGACTCCGGGGCCAGCATCCCGAACTCGTCAATATGGGCGGTCATCCAGTTACGCTCGCCATCGCCGTCGACGCGAACTCCGTCGAAGGTCCGTGCTGCAAGGAAGCCAAACCACCAGTGTGAGGCTGGCGTGGGGTTTGGCTCGTTCTTGGGGATGAACTCCGGCTGTTGGACCGTCGCATCTGCCGTCGACAGTGCTTCAACACAGCCCCGGAAGTACGGGTCCGGGAACACGACGTTGTAGGTACCTTTCGGATGGTCCTGCAGTCGTGCAACCAGTTCGTGGACATCCGAGTAATACCGTACGTCTCGGCAGAGTTCGTCGGGATCTGGATCGTCGCGGTCGACGGTTTCCATCCAGCGGCCGTCAACCTCGACGCCGCTGGGGAGCCACAGCGTTGTCCAGTCAGCTAGCCGCCGCCAGTCAGAGCTCTTCTGGCGGCCGTTCCTGACGATGCGCTCGTCGTTGTGTTCCATCTGGTACGTGGCAAACTGGTCGGCAGCTGTGGATTTGCCTGAGCCCTTCGGCGCTTCGACCATCGTCAGTGATGCACCCGGTGAGTTCACCGTCGACGGGCCATCGGCGGAGTTCTCGATATGCACGAGAAAGTCCGGGTATACGCCTGACAGTGCCGCGCCCTCGCGTGGGTAGAACGCTTCCGGGTCGAACGCCGGGATATCGAACCGGTTTCGAATTTCCTCAGCGTCGGTCGGCCACTTTCCGTGCGGGTCCGCGCCGTGGATGATCTGTGCGCCCTGTATCGTCTTCTCTGTAAACCCGTCCTGTTCGGATTTCGGGAGGTTCTGAGACATACGTTGTTTACTCCAGTTAGGTGGTCAATTCCGTCTCTGTGCGTTGTCGCCGAAGCCAGCGTTGCGAGGGTGCTCATCGTGAGAGCCAATACTGTCGTGACCGCCCGTCTCGTCGGCTCCGGTAGCGCCACCGGCCAATCCGTGGCCAGCCGCTTCGAGCGCGTTCACGGCTCAGTCTGGCTGCCTGTAGCTGCAGAAAGAACACCACTACGCTCGTCGGATGCACTGAGTCTACACCTCGTGCCGCCCTCACACAGGTCAATGCCAGTCTCGGCCACCGCCTCCGGTCAGTTGCTCCTGTTAACTGGAATGGATGCTCTCGTGTGAGTAGGGCGCCACAGTCAGACTGCGGTCATCCTACGAACACGAAACCGGTGGCAGACCACGGACAAATATGGCTGGATTGGTACAGTCTTCTGTCACTCTCTGTATGGTCCTGAAGCAGTCTGGTAAGAGATTGTAAGAGTGAGACACTGGACTGTAGTGAACAGCGCCGATGCCCTTTTCTCAGCCACTGCTAATCCGTGGGTATGGCCAATTCAGTAATGCTAGGGCGAAGCGTGGTCCAGCGAGGAAGTGTCAGCCTGTATCTGAGTATTGACCAGGGCTGGCAGCAGGCCGCCGGCTTGGACGTCGACGATACATGCCGACTGGAGATCGAGGAGGTTGGTGACGCGTCGCTGACGGTGGCGCTATTCATCGATAAAGACTACGGGACAGTGGCAGACCCACCGGGGCAGTTCGACATCGAGCCAGTGGACATCCAGACCGATCTTCAGTGGTGTCTGCCCGCCGATATGCGCCACGAGTTCGGCATCTCCGAGGAGTTCACATACAGTGCCGAGTACCACGGCGACGGCGAGATCCACTACGAGCTCACGTCGCCGACCGTTCGCGACGAGCGACTGCTTGCCTGAACTGGAGTGGCGGTTGCAGTAGGTGTACCCGTGACGGCGGGGCACGTTTCTGTTGAGTGGCCTGAGACAGTGGCTAAACGCTTATATCCGAGGATAGGCAATTTTTGGGTGGAAGGAACACTGTCACACGCTCCTTCCATCCCCTTTCCATGTCTGATGACACGCAGCGTCTCGGCCGGTGCCCAGACTGTGGCGAGCGTATCACAACTCCGTGGCTGCTGGTTGAATACGAGAAAGACGATGGCACGGAGGGCATCTGGGCGGAGTGTCCGACGTGTGAAGACGTCGTTGCGCCGGAGTAGTTCTGAACTCCTAGACCTGCGTTCTTCTGTCTGAAAGGATCCGAGAAGCGACTAACCAACATTCGGAACGGTCTGTACGCTGGTGTTGGTTAGTCCCAGAGTGTCAGATTTCGAGAGGATCTGGAAGCCGAAACAACAATTGTAGCCGTTGATAGTAGCGTACTGGCGTCCATACCGACGGTTGACTGGGTATAATAGGGCCCGTCACGGCTACCTGCGTGCGGTGTCAACGCAGGCCCGGAGTATCGCGCTCACCGCTGCGGTGTTAGAACCATTCAGTATACTCACCACAGTGGCTACACTCGGCACGGGTACGCCACTCGTCCCCGTGCTCGTGATTAGTCGGTGCAACCTTGACTACCCGAATGTCGATGGAGCCACACTGTGGACATTGCCCCGGAATTTCCGCATTGGCCACGCTGAACCATTACCTCCATGAATTGCTCAGTCGTGAATAGGTAATGATAGTTACGCTGCAGAAAAGTGCATTAAGTCTGAAATAAAGTGGTAAGTATAGAGGTTCATGACAGTCACTATCGATTACTGTGGGTATTGGGTTTTTCAGAGAGTGTGAAATGGCTACGCTGTAACCTGTGTATCTCTCATCCGAAGCGACGAGCAAGTTCGTAAGCGACGGTAGCAGGAACAGTGATTGTGAGAATCACGAATGCGAGTTCATCGACAGTCGGACCGGACTGCGTGAGCGAACTGTAGAGTATCAAAGCGCCGGTAGCAAGCACCCCGACAACAGTTGATACGTATTCTGGGCCTGTCCACTGACTCGGAGGGTCTTCAGGGGGGGATGTGATGAAGCTGTGTTTGTGTGGCGTATAACGTTGTTGCAGTCTCCCTGTCGGTACGAATCTCTGCGTACGTGGACTACTGTACTGGCTGTTACGGCCAGAAATAGAGTTGCTGTATCTATAACAGCTATTCTGTGTCTGAGATAATCTCGTTCGCCTCGTCACGAGTCCGTTTCGCGGCCTCCTGAGCGTAGCCTTCGTGGGTTGTCTCGATGGATTTGTGCCGGAGCACGTCCTGTGCCAGTTGCGGGTTCTCGCGATAGATCTCCCGTCCCAATCCACGGCGAGCACCGTGTGGCTTCAGCGGGTCTTCGAACTCGTACTCAGACCACTCACACAGGTCTGCCAAGATGTTCCGGGCCGACTGCGTGGTGATCGACGGCGTGGGATCAAGCGCTTTCGCAGCGTTGTCGAGTCTGGGGAACACGGCCTCATTCTCGTCGGGTTCTCGAAGCTGCTTCCAGCGCCGAAGCGGGCGAAGTGCATCGTCGAGGATCGGCGCAGACTCTCGGGTACGGTTCTTGCCGAACACCTGCATTGTGCCGGCTTCGAGGTTGACGTGTCGCCACCGCAGACCATTCCGTTCTTCATCATCAGAGACAGCAACCAGTTCCGCGCTGCGGGCTCCTGAGTACGCGAGCAAGAAGACGAGTGCTTGGTCGCGGTAGGCCGCCGTGCGGTCGATGTCGTCGCTCTCGCCGGCCTTGTCGACGCGAGCCGTCGCGGTAGCGCAGATAGCGTCGCGGTCGCGTGTCGTCCAGTACTGCTGGTCTGTTTCAGTCTCATCGGTCGGGAGCGGCCCTTCGGCGTGGTTGGTCTTGGCCGGATTCGTCGGAATCAGGCCCTCGTAGACAGCCCATGTGAGAAACGAGCGGACATACGCGAAGTAGCGGCGGGCGGTCTCCGGTGAGATGTCGTCCCGGTCGTCAGCTCGAGCAAGGTCGCGAGCATACTGTCGGCAGAGATCGTCGTCGATGTCTTCAGGACTGGAGATACCGTGCTGGTCCCGAGCCCACGTTGCGAACTTTCGCAGCACGCTCGCGACGTTTGTTCGGTAGCGTCCAGAGTCGATATCTACCAGCCGTTCCTCGATGGCTGCTTCGAGGGCGCCATCCCCGGGAGTAGCGTCGTATGCTGGCGGAAGCCGATCCATGCTTCCCGTACAGCGGCCTCCCGCCTAAAACTGCTGGTGCTTAATAAACTAATACAAACCTATCTACAAAACCAGAATATCCCCGTTTCAGGCACTCTATAGTGCAGTTATTGGCTTCACCGGTTTTGGTAAAGGATATACTGCTATACGGAATTTTGTATATTTTTTCGAATAGGATTTGGTTCTAGACAGCGTCAGGCAGTATAGATTAGACATTTGAAAGATTAGTTAATATTCGGAGACGGCTCTACTAAGATGCGGAACTCGTTCAGCACCGTTAGACAGGTGTGCGACAGTAAGAGTTAATCTTAAGACTAAGACTAATGTTAAACCACTTGTAAAATGACCGATGCGTTCACTGAGGCGCTTGACGAAACGGAGGGTGCGCAAGCCGCCTACGGGAAACAACTCGGGTTTGTTGAACAGCGAACTCCGTTCGCTGCGGAGTCGTTACCTGACACAAGTATCGCCGTTAACGTCAATCAAGACTTACTCAAGGAAGTAGCCAGCCACATTATCAATCGGGCAGGCCACGTCTCGGTAATTGACAAACGTGGAGCTGGCAAAACCCATTTTCGAGAACTTGTCTACGACGCGCTTCGGGACGGGCCTCGAAGCGAGGAATTCGCCATCGCGAGAATCAAAGAAGTCGAGTCAATCACAACGCGACGTTTCTACACTCGACTCTTGGACGAACTCCAACGTTACGAATATCTCGATATCCCAGAGTCGTACCCGCACGCGACAGACGAAGTCCGATCCGTCGTCGAAGATGTTGCCGGCCAGTTGGAAAATCAAAATCGCTGTGGCATCATCCAAGTGGATCAGCTCGAAGATGCCGCTCGTCGAAAGAGCACGTTCGAGCAGCTGCTGGCAGGCTTACAGAGTGTCGGTGACCTTGGTGAGTCTGAACCAGTGTTCTTGCTGTTCCTATTTGGAACGCCTACCGCTGGAGATCGTATCGATGAGCTTCGGGAAACGCTGTCCTCCAGACTAGTCGCGAAACATCGGTCGCTGGAGCGCTTTGAGTTCGCAGAGACTGACGAACTGATCAGCCGGTGGCTAGCCTGGGCTCGGGACGAAGAGTTCACTGAGG
The genomic region above belongs to Haloarcula marismortui ATCC 43049 and contains:
- a CDS encoding PadR family transcriptional regulator — protein: MTADSDASDQPDWAAYQNLTPTAQTCLLLVANYDGDAWGGLIAQAAQEGLDVSDRHVRRSLADLESAGLVESSEATQRRETYSVTDDGREVLSGMRDSLAQTLEMVDNREGSA
- a CDS encoding tyrosine-type recombinase/integrase; the protein is MDRLPPAYDATPGDGALEAAIEERLVDIDSGRYRTNVASVLRKFATWARDQHGISSPEDIDDDLCRQYARDLARADDRDDISPETARRYFAYVRSFLTWAVYEGLIPTNPAKTNHAEGPLPTDETETDQQYWTTRDRDAICATATARVDKAGESDDIDRTAAYRDQALVFLLAYSGARSAELVAVSDDEERNGLRWRHVNLEAGTMQVFGKNRTRESAPILDDALRPLRRWKQLREPDENEAVFPRLDNAAKALDPTPSITTQSARNILADLCEWSEYEFEDPLKPHGARRGLGREIYRENPQLAQDVLRHKSIETTHEGYAQEAAKRTRDEANEIISDTE